A window of Apium graveolens cultivar Ventura chromosome 8, ASM990537v1, whole genome shotgun sequence contains these coding sequences:
- the LOC141678839 gene encoding uncharacterized protein LOC141678839: MEDVLTDIPPPSRFFLEDLNNFAPPPTTIPSPFLVFSPPKPNKPICSSLLIFALSSPSLNFFHHLPSKVLIGTLVLPEIPFSGNSVVPSLADKSCNIYSLNNAGKTIIIVSVQYAVAAERTHAVAKMLIGEHIIPERVLILDTVQSRNFRGKLPPDETFALKLETSMERKLPVDVPEESKLLRSVCYFPSGSVVDGLAAALLSRCEMKRLKGTLSVSWPEFGGSVNSLVRSLLLKDVLPGLELIMKSNGEDEYMRSGVLDSDMYT, encoded by the coding sequence ATGGAAGATGTGCTAACAGATATTCCCCCTCCTTCAAGGTTCTTCCTTGAGGATCTCAACAATTTTGCTCCACCCCCGACTACTATTCCTTCTCCATTTCTTGTTTTCTCTCCACCTAAACCGAATAAACCCATATGTTCCTCCCTTTTAATATTTGCTCTGTCCTCTCCGTCTCTGAATTTTTTCCACCATCTACCTTCTAAAGTTTTGATTGGAACACTAGTCCTCCCTGAGATTCCCTTCTCTGGAAACTCAGTTGTACCATCTCTTGCAGACAAATCGTGCAACATTTATTCCCTTAATAATGCAGGAAAAACAATTATAATTGTATCTGTACAATATGCTGTTGCTGCTGAGAGAACTCATGCTGTTGCGAAGATGCTAATTGGCGAACATATAATTCCAGAGAGGGTTTTGATATTGGACACTGTTCAGAGTCGAAACTTTCGTGGCAAGCTCCCACCGGATGAAACCTTTGCCCTGAAATTAGAGACATCAATGGAAAGAAAGTTGCCTGTGGATGTTCCTGAAGAATCTAAATTGTTGAGAAGTGTGTGTTATTTTCCATCGGGAAGTGTTGTAGATGGCTTGGCTGCTGCTTTATTGAGTCGATGTGAGATGAAAAGGCTGAAGGGAACTCTTTCTGTTTCATGGCCTGAATTTGGTGGTTCAGTTAATTCGCTAGTGAGGTCTCTACTGCTCAAAGACGTCTTACCTGGTCTGGAGCTAATTATGAAGAGTAACGGTGAGGACGAATATATGAGGTCAGGTGTCCTTGATTCTGATATGTATACCTGA
- the LOC141677536 gene encoding DNA-directed RNA polymerase 1B, mitochondrial-like, whose amino-acid sequence MWRSLGHKSLKKIKFLSDSCCSSNKSLLGFQDLSCMGKSRCFGDSPCNANRFRGFWVDQAFYQTGCVHRLCLGFSGSNVGSLRGFASAAEAVVSTEDECDEVQELINQMAREIKVVKQPKVVGEMAQGKYVGLRRRQIKMETEAWQEAAKEYQELVDDMCEQKLAPNLPYMKSLFLGWFEPLRNAIAVDQESCVEGKHKTAYGPYFDLLPASMMAVITMHKLMGLLMTGMGSSGGCRVVNAACQIGEAIEHEVRIQNFLDKNKKKPASSKDSNTESDSPTEEQEKLKKKVTHLMKKQKLHQVRSIVKEHDHGKPWGQEAQVKVGSRLIQLLMETAYIQSPADHSEDGPPDIRPAFVHNLKTIDTRKGSRRYGVIECDPMVRKGLEKTARHMVIPYMPMLVPPTNWTGYDKGAYLFLPSYIMRTHGAKQQREAVKRVSKKQIEPVFEALNTLGNTKWRVNKKILDIVDRIWATGGRLADLVDREDVDLPEEPDTEDEAETRKWRWKVKGVKKVNSERHSQRCDIELKLAVSRKMKDEDGFYYPHNLDFRGRAYPMHPYLNHLGSDLCRGILEFAEGRPLGESGLRWLKIHLANLYAGGVDKFSYEGRVAFTEKHLADIFDSADRPLDGKRWWLKAEDPFQCLATCINLSEALRSSSPEDTLSYIPIHQDGSCNGLQHYAALGRDKLGAAAVNLVAGEKPADVYSGIANRVLDIMRRDVAKDPANNPNVLRARLLINQVDRKLVKQTVMTSVYGVTYIGARDQIKRRLKERGLIEDENELFAAACYAAKTTLTALGEMFQAARSIMSWLGDCAKVISMENQPVRWITPLGLPVVQPYRKLGRHLIKTSLQVLTLQRETDKVLARRQRTAFPPNFVHSLDGTHMMMTAIACKEAGLNFAGVHDSYWTHACDVDKMNIILREKFVELYEAPILENLRDSFQKTFPELNFPPLPERGDFDLKEVLKSPYFFN is encoded by the exons ATGTGGAGAAGTTTGGGCCACAAATCTTTGAAAAAGATCAAATTTTTATCTGATTCTTGCTGTAGTTCTAATAAATCTCTTTTAGGGTTCCAAGATTTGTCGTGTATGGGAAAAAGTAGGTGTTTTGGTGATAGCCCATGTAATGCAAATCGATTTCGGGGTTTTTGGGTGGAtcaggcattttatcaaacaggTTGTGTGCATAGGTTGTGTTTGGGGTTTTCGGGTAGTAATGTAGGGAGTTTAAGGGGGTTTGCGAGTGCTGCGGAGGCGGTGGTGTCTACGGAAGATGAGTGTGATGAAGTTCAGGAACTTATTAATCAAATGGCGCGAGAAATTAAGGTTGTTAAGCAGCCGAAAGTAGTGGGGGAAATGGCGCAAGGGAAGTATGTTGGGTTGCGTAGACGACAGATTAAAATGGAGACGGAAGCGTGGCAAGAAGCAGCTAAGGAATATCAAGAACTTGTTGATGATATGTGTGAGCAGAAGTTGGCACCTAATTTGCCGTATATGAAGTCGTTGTTTCTTGGTTGGTTTGAGCCGTTAAGGAATGCCATTGCTGTTGATCAAGAATCGTGCGTTGAAGGGAAGCATAAGACGGCTTATGGTCCGTATTTTGATCTGTTGCCAGCTAGTATGATGGCGGTTATTACAATGCATAAGTTAATGGGATTGTTGATGACTGGGATGGGTAGTAGTGGTGGTTGTAGAGTGGTGAATGCTGCTTGTCAGATTGGTGAAGCTATCGAGCATGAG GTCAGAATACAGAACTTTCTAGACAAGAACAAGAAGAAGCCTGCATCAAGTAAGGATTCAAATACGGAATCTGATTCTCCTACCGAAGAACAAGAGAAGCTGAAGAAAAAGGTTACTCACTTGATGAAAAAGCAAAAGTTGCATCAAGTAAGATCAATTGTAAAAGAACATGATCATGGAAAGCCGTGGGGCCAGGAAGCTCAAGTCAAG GTGGGATCCCGTTTGATTCAGTTATTGATGGAAACAGCCTACATACAATCTCCAGCTGATCACTCAGAAGATGGTCCACCTGATATTCGACCTGCATTTGTACACAATCTAAAAACTATCGACACCCG AAAAGGCAGCAGGAGATATGGAGTTATTGAGTGTGACCCAATGGTTCGGAAAGGCCTGGAGAAAACT GCTAGGCACATGGTGATTCCATATATGCCGATGTTGGTTCCTCCAACAAATTGGACGGG GTATGATAAAGGCGCATATTTATTTTTGCCGTCCTATATTATGCGTACTCATGGAGCAAAACAACAGCGAGAGGCAGTTAAAAGAGTTTCAAAGAAGCAAATAGAACCTGTTTTTGAG GCTTTAAATACACTTGGAAATACCAAATGGAGGGTAAATAAGAAGATTCTTGACATCGTAGATAGAATTTGGGCTACTGGAGGCCGCCTAGCTGATTTGGTTGACCGTGAGGAT GTTGATCTGCCCGAGGAACCGGACACTGAAGATGAAGCAGAAACTAGGAAATGGAGGTGGAAAGTTAAAGGAGTAAAAAAAGTGAATAGTGAGAGGCACTCACAGAGGTGCGACATTGAACTTAAACTTGCG GTTTCACGGAAAATGAAGGATGAGGATGGCTTTTACTACCCACACAACCTAGATTTCCGTGGCCGTGCATATCCCATGCACCCATATCTAAACCATCTTGGTTCTGATTTATGCCGAGGGATCCTGGAGTTCGCAGAGGGACGTCCACTTGGCGAGTCAGGCCTACGCTGGTTGAAAATACACTTGGCAAATTTATATGCTGGCGGTGTAGACAAGTTTTCTTATGAAGGCCGAGTAGCGTTTACTGAAAAACACTTGGCTGATATATTTGATTCTGCAGACAGACCTCTTGATGGAAAACGGTGGTGGCTGAAGGCTGAAGATCCTTTTCAATGTCTGGCAACATGCATTAATCTGTCCGAAGCATTGAGAAGCTCCTCTCCTGAGGATACTTTATCTTATATACCTATTCACCAG GATGGTTCATGTAACGGGTTGCAACACTATGCTGCTCTTGGCCGGGACAAG CTAGGAGCAGCTGCAGTGAATCTCGTTGCTGGAGAGAAGCCTGCTGATGTTTACTCTGGAATTGCTAATAG AGTCCTTGATATCATGCGGAGAGATGTAGCAAAAGATCCTGCAAATAATCCAAATGTATTGCGCGCCAGACTTTTGATCAACCAG GTAGATAGGAAATTGGTGAAGCAAACAGTGATGACGTCAGTATATGGCGTCACTTACATAGGAGCACGTGACCAAATTAAGAGGAGGTTAAAGGAACGTGGTCTCATTGAAGATGAGAACGAATTGTTTGCTGCAGCTTGTTATGCTGCAAAA ACTACCTTGACTGCGCTGGGAGAAATGTTTCAAGCAGCCAGAAGTATAATGAGTTGGCTTGGTGATTGTGCAAAG GTTATATCAATGGAAAATCAGCCAGTTAGATGGATTACTCCTTTAGGACTTCCGGTCGTGCAACCTTACCGCAAACTAGGGAGGCATCTA ATAAAGACTTCTCTTCAGGTTTTGACACTACAGCGGGAAACTGATAAG GTTTTGGCTAGGCGGCAGAGAACAGCCTTTCCTCCAAATTTTGTTCACTCGCTCGATGGAACACACATGATGATGACTGCCATTGCTTGTAAGGAGGCCGGCTTGAATTTTGCAG GAGTTCATGATTCCTATTGGACGCATGCATGTGACGTTGACAAAATGAATATAATCCTGAGGGAAAAATTTGTTGAACTCTATGAAGCACCAATACTAGAGAAT CTGCGGGATAGCTTTCAGAAGACCTTTCCCGAATTAAATTTTCCTCCCTTGCCAGAACGGGGTGACTTTGATTTGAAAGAGGTGTTAAAATCACCTTACTTCTTCAACTAA
- the LOC141677700 gene encoding transcription factor bHLH49-like: protein MDRGSPDKIEAEKGDEDSRNYNAPNMSSDWRYSGSSLTNTSMGLIRASSPMVRCKGALGESSSCSTASMVDSFCPPIWDQPNSNSQNIGFCDANVQNNSSSVSTLGFRTGSVVAARTDLERALEMGWSPHNSMLKQHMLSPTSSRMIPQSLSQFPTDSGFIERAARFSCFSGGNFSDIVNPFSIPESTSHYTTGAAKMQGEEALYAGSRLNSILEGQYQKNEIRTAEFSQDGSIPIEHKASTGSLLNNERKKGLLGSNDQVKQGLCHPGNESDEAELGSGGAQAEPSASEGGGTPTNTPGLKKRKRLGQDTELDQGRDTSNPTETTKDDSRILPKGDQNPNSTVNKPGGKRGNQGSQASDSNKEEYIHVRARRGQATNSHSLAERVRREKISERMKFLQDLVPGCGKVTGKAVMLDEIINYVQSLQRQVEFLSMKLATVNPRLDFNVEGLLAKDILQSRAGPSSTLGFHPDMSMPYPPMHLSQHGLVQAGLTGMGPSPDALQRSFTAHLASMSGGYKLPNSQVPNVWDDELHNIVQMGLNSNITLDEEDLQGPSPADHMKAEL, encoded by the exons ATGGATAGGGGAAGCCCGGATAAAATTGAGGCAGAGAAAGGGGATGAGGATTCTAGGAACTACAATGCACCAAATATGTCTTCGGATTGGCGATATAGTGGTTCTAGTCTTACAAATACGTCAATGGGATTGATTCGGGCTAGTAGTCCTATGGTAAGATGTAAAGGAGCGTTAGGTGAGTCGTCGTCTTGTTCCACTGCATCTATGGTGGATTCATTCTGCCCTCCTATATGGGACCAGCCCAATAGCAATTCACAGAACATTGGATTTTGTGATGCCAATGTACAAAATAATTCTAGTTCTGTGAGTACACTTGGGTTCAGAACTGGCAGTGTGGTTGCTGCGAGAACTGATCTTGAGAGAGCTCTTGAAATGGGTTGGAGTCCACATAATTCCATGTTGAAACAGCATATGCTTTCACCAACATCTTCTAGGATGATTCCTCAGAGCTTATCTCAGTTTCCAACAGATTCAGGGTTCATTGAGCGAGCAGCGAGGTTCTCATGCTTCAGTGGAGGCAATTTCAGTGATATAGTAAACCCTTTCAGCATTCCAGAATCAACAAGTCATTATACTACAGGAGCAGCAAAAATGCAAGGGGAAGAAGCACTTTATGCTGGCAGTAGACTGAACTCAATACTTGAAGGACAGTACCAGAAAAATGAGATAAGAACGGCTGAATTCTCTCAAGATGGTAGCATACCTATTGAGCATAAAGCTAGTACGGGGAGCCTTCTCAATAATGAAAGGAAAAAGGGCTTGCTGGGGTCTAATGATCAGGTAAAACAGGGTTTGTGTCATCCCGGTAATGAATCGGATGAAGCTGAATTAGGTAGTGGAGGTGCTCAAGCTGAGCCATCAGCGTCGGAGGGCGGAGGAACTCCTACCAATACACCTGGcttaaagaaaagaaaaagacTTGGGCAG GATACCGAGCTTGACCAAGGAAGGGACACTTCAAATCCAACTGAAACTACAAAGGATGACTCAAGAATTCTTCCAAAGGGGGATCAAAATCCAAATTCCACTGTCAATAAGCCTGGTGGTAAACGTGGTAACCAGGGATCTCAAGCTTCAGATTCGAACAAGGAAGAATATATACATGTTCGTGCACGAAGAGGACAGGCAACAAATAGCCACAGTCTTGCAGAAAGA GTGAGAAGGGAGAAGATCAGTGAAAGGATGAAGTTTCTTCAGGACCTTGTACCAGGTTGCGGCAAG GTTACTGGTAAAGCAGTCATGCTGGATGAAATCATTAATTATGTTCAATCACTACAACGACAAGTTGAG TTTCTCTCCATGAAGCTTGCTACAGTGAATCCTCGGCTGGATTTTAACGTTGAAGGGCTTTTAGCTAAAGAT ATCCTTCAGTCACGAGCTGGCCCTTCATCTACCCTTGGCTTTCATCCTGACATGTCTATGCCTTACCCTCCTATGCATCTATCACAACATGGACTTGTTCAAGCCGGTCTTACTGGCATGGGACCATCTCCAGATGCACTTCAGAGAAGCTTTACTGCCCATTTGGCCTCTATGAGTGGAGGATATAAGTTGCCTAATTCCCAG GTACCGAATGTCTGGGATGATGAGCTTCACAATATTGTGCAGATGGGTCTTAATTCTAACATTACGCTGGACGAAGAAGATTTACAAG GGCCTTCCCCAGCAGACCATATGAAAGCTGAACTCTAA
- the LOC141680831 gene encoding uncharacterized protein LOC141680831, whose translation MCWHAQQRTQDGKMRHPADSPSWKNIDYRWPSFGSEPRNLRLALSADGVNPHNNGLSNRYSCWPVILVTYNLPPWLCMKRKFMMLSILVPGPHEPGNNIDIYLQLMIDDLKKLWKEGEPNMYDAYNKSFFTLKAVLMWTINDFPAYGNLSGCVNKGYKFCPVCGDDTLAKFLTHSRKMCYQGHRRYLPLHHPYRRQKAAFNGQQEFGQPRRTLSGEEVLAEQEQIKFEFGKKMKKAKKVESPWKKKSVFFELEYWKFHHIRHCIDVMHVEKNVCDSLIGTLLNMRHKTKDSVAARRDMMEMGVRSDLAPQVGVKKTYLPPSPFTLSKAEKRTFLSSLMSMKLPSGHASNIKNYVSMPDLNIYGLKSHDCHILLQQLLSVAIRSVLPKHVRVTIIRLCFFFNALCNKVVDVSKLDKLQSDVILTLCDLEKVFHASFFDVIVHIVVHLVQELRLCGPVFYRWMYAFERFNKVLKSYVRNRYYPEGCMAESYLGEESVEFCTEFFSQNYSTAGLPKDQDNKISGPLSAVIIKSVEEKERDEEHLHVLLNNAEVFPYILMHKEYLEEIHRGKRKSLHWLMREHNRLFADWFQNKVNDELRENNKGVSDTIRWLAAKPSFSVLTYQGYLVNGVRYFTKERDDIRVVQNSGVSVIAKAVQVSSAKDLNPVESDLTFYGIRVDDLGFTLVDFSRQGHKKDKYVSVGQVKQVFYLEDPVDATWSIVLSSTTRDYQELYNEDDLGDTIMEYPPFCTEIPATDVTTNDVAHTARPNVEGIWIKNTATKTPAPNVVTD comes from the exons TACAATCTTCCTCCCTGGTTATGTATGAAAAGAAAATTTATGATGTTGTCGATATTGGTCCCTGGCCCGCATGAGCCTGGTAATAACATCGACATCTACTTACAACTGATGATTGATGATTTAAAAAAGCTTTGGAAGGAAGGGGAACCAAATATGTATGACGCGtataacaaatcatttttcactttaaaagcaGTTTTAATGTGGACGATAAATGACTTCCCTGCTTACGGAAATTTATCTGGCTGCGTTAATAAGGGTTATAAGTTTTGTCCAGTTTGTGGAGATGACACCTTAGCTAAATTTTTGACTCATAGTAGGAAAATGTGCTACCAAGGGCATCGTCGATATTTGCCTCTACATCATCCTTATAGAAGGCAGAAGGCTGCTTTTAATGGACAACAAGAGTTTGGGCAGCCGCGTCGAACCCTATCCGGAGAAGAAGTGTTAGCAGAACAAGAacaaatcaaatttgaatttgggaagaaaatgaagaaggcaaaGAAGGTTGAAAGTCCATGGAAGAAAAAGTCAGTATTTTTCGAGTTAGAATACTGGAAATTTCACCATATTAGGCACTGTATTGATGTCATGCATGTCGAGAAGAATGTATGTGATAGTCTGATTGGCACATTACTAAATATGCGCCATAAGACAAAGGATAGTGTGGCAGCCCGTCGTGATATGATGGAAATGGGCGTTAGATCTGATTTGGCTCCCCAAGTAGGAGTAAAGAAAACCTATTTGCCTCCTTCTCCCTTTACTTTGTCAAAGGCAGAAAAAAGGACTTTCTTGTCATCATTAATGTCGATGAAACTTCCATCCGGACATGCATCGAACATAAAAAATTATGTTTCCATGCCTGATTTGAATATTTATGGGCTGAAATCACATGATTGCCACATTCTTCTCCAACAATTACTCTCGGTTGCAATACGCTCCGTTCTTCCGAAGCATGTTAGGGTCACAATTATTAGATTGTGTTTCTTTTTTAATGCTTTGTGCAACAAAGTAGTAGACGTGTCAAAACTGGATAAGCTGCAGTCAGATGTTATACTAACCTTGTGTGATCTAGAAAAGGTTTTCCATGCGTCATTTTTTGATGTAATAGTACATATAGTAGTCCACTTGGTCCAGGAACTACGCTTATGTGGACCAGTATTTTATAGGTGGATGTATGCGTTTGAACGGTTTAATAAAGTACTAAAGAGTTATGTTCGAAACCGTTATTATCCCGAAGGTTGTATGGCAGAGAGTTACCTTGGAGAAGAGTCCGTAGAATTCTGCACCGAGTTTTTTAGTCAGAATTACTCCACTGCCGGTCTTCCAAAGGACCAAGATAATAAGATATCAGGTCCATTATCCGCTGTGATTATAAAATCAGTGGAAGAGAAGGAGCGAGATGAAGAACATCTACATGTCCTTCTAAACAACGCTGAAGTGTTTCCATATATTCT AATGCATAAGGAATATCTTGAAGAAATTCACCGAGGGAAAAGGAAAAGCTTACATTGGCTCATGAGAGAGCACAATCGGCTCTTTGCTGATTGGTTTCAAAACAAA GTGAATGATGAACTAAGGGAGAACAACAAAGGTGTTTCAGATACGATAAGATGGCTCGCTGCCAAGCCATCATTTTCAGTACTAACTTATCAAGGTTATCTAGTGAATGGAGTGCGATATTTTACAAAGGAACGAGATGACATACGCGTTGTTCAAAACAGCGGGGTGTCTGTCATTGCTAAAGCGGTCCAGGTTTCTAGTGCCAAGGACTTGAACCCCGTAGAAAGTGATTTGACATTTTACG GAATAAGGGTTGATGATCTTGGGTTCACACTTGTGGATTTTAGTCGACAAGGTCACAAAAAAGATAAATATGTTTCTGTTGGCCAAGTCAAGCAAGTGTTTTACCTTGAAGATCCCGTTGATGCTACCTGGTCTATTGTTCTGTCCTCCACAACTCGAGACTACCAAGAattgtataatgaagatgacttAGGAGACACGATCATGGAATATCCCCCATTCTGCACTGAAATCCCCGCAACTGATGTCACTACTAATGATGTCGCTCATACTGCTAGACCTAATGTTGAGGGAatttggattaaaaatactgCTACTAAAACTCCTGCACCTAATGTCGTTACTGACTGA